Within Mercenaria mercenaria strain notata chromosome 15, MADL_Memer_1, whole genome shotgun sequence, the genomic segment TCTGTTTGTATCAACTGCAATATTGTCGGAACAATTTTATGGTGCGAGATAATGAAATGCAAACGGTCTTAAGGAAATTTCCAGTTTAAATATGAGTATACAATATAAcataaagacaaaacaaaaatattgaggCTGATAACCACGTTCTGTCGCCCGTAACTATAGCGCAATATAacatatttgctgaaatatcacaaatatatttagttttaaagGTCATCTATTTCAGCAGCTGTGAGAAGACGGCGAATTCGAAGACCTGAGGTAGCATTTCAAGCGTCTTTAACAATAGAATCGGCGTCATTTAAGCTATACGATACAATTATCTTCAACAGCGTGATAACAAATATTGGCAATGCATACAACAAACATACTGGCATCTTTACTGCACCTGTATCCGGAACTTACACCTTTAACACAAATATCGTGTCAGAGAAAGGACATTATGTCGAAGCTAGTATTGAAGTTAATGACATAGTGACTGTTTCAGCAATTAGCGATCATAGAATCTCTCCAGATGGAGCATATTTTACAACGTGGGACCAAGGAAATGCTGTAGCCATTTTAAAGCTAAAAAGAGGAGACAAAGTGTCTGTATCTGTGCAGTGGCCACAAGGAAACCATGTTATACACGGTGTTGGAAAGTCTAGTTTCTCTGGATGTCTGTTGAGGTCGCATGAACGTCGCTAAGACAACAAATGAAAGCGAATTATGTGCAGGAATCAACAAACGTTTGTTCGATTAATCCTTACTACTTCATCTTAAAGCTTACTTTAATATTTTCTCAATGTGATGCTAAAAACGTTCAGGTTTCATGTTTGCACTAACATTATAGTAGACCTATCGCATTATCGGTATTTCAGAATTTCCACTTCCTACAGACAGAAACATTTTATTTGCTGATGTATCGGATTTGTTGAAAAGTGCAAAAGATATGGCCGTTCCAGAGGCTACAACGAATGAAATTTTCTGTTGCTCTGAAAACGAAAATCATTCACATAATCTCTTTCATGAATCTTTTTATGATTAAAGTGGGTAtacgttttatttatattttaggcTACATGCATATGATATTTTTACTTGATTTCATGAAACTCAAATTCCATTTATTGATACAGCATACACTGCCATCACTAATAAAATTGGGCTAATATCAGCCGAGTACAATCGTTATAATTCTTGAATTTTGTTGTGAAAggttcatttattttatgctaactggtgaaatactgaaaaatatcagtgagatatttctctatatcagtcacagtgccgaacttcttttttttagctgaaattatctcccttgaaatatattcttttattaacGCCCTTTGTTACCCTATGATTATCCTAATattcaagccatacacgagtcatgtacagctagacaatcctatataggacTTATAGAacaagctagctataataaagtttgcaaaagaaataatagtaacgctctagaaatgttaccttggtTGCTTGGCCTTGACATTCATGTAGCTATAGATACGTGCTTCCTCCACTTTTCATAGGTTCACCACTATCGTATGGTAGATGTTACTGTCGACAGcgcatttagttggttgttgtcttagtttattat encodes:
- the LOC123547798 gene encoding complement C1q tumor necrosis factor-related protein 3-like isoform X1, which translates into the protein MEMKKGIAILLVCLMSLKGKQVSCSTLDMEGLQFYKVHENYELEIAALKSEMVFLQDRVTQLEKNVDSSGTGVLIEDRTGGTKYTNHILKKRAAVRRRRIRRPEVAFQASLTIESASFKLYDTIIFNSVITNIGNAYNKHTGIFTAPVSGTYTFNTNIVSEKGHYVEASIEVNDIVTVSAISDHRISPDGAYFTTWDQGNAVAILKLKRGDKVSVSVQWPQGNHVIHGVGKSSFSGCLLRSHERR
- the LOC123547798 gene encoding complement C1q tumor necrosis factor-related protein 3-like isoform X2 — encoded protein: MEMKKGIAILLVCLMSLKGKQVSCSTLDMEGLQFYKVHENYELEIAALKSEMVFLQDRVTQLEKNVDSSGTGVLIEDRTGGTKYTNHILKKRAVRRRRIRRPEVAFQASLTIESASFKLYDTIIFNSVITNIGNAYNKHTGIFTAPVSGTYTFNTNIVSEKGHYVEASIEVNDIVTVSAISDHRISPDGAYFTTWDQGNAVAILKLKRGDKVSVSVQWPQGNHVIHGVGKSSFSGCLLRSHERR